Part of the Triticum aestivum cultivar Chinese Spring chromosome 4D, IWGSC CS RefSeq v2.1, whole genome shotgun sequence genome is shown below.
GAAGCCTACTTGCGTCTGGGAACCGGAGGGCATGAAAAAACAGTTGATCAAGTGAAATCTCTTCATGACTTCTCCGCCATTGATCTGTCGAAGCAATTGGTACTGCCCAAATATGTTGCTTTTAAAGGCGACAATGACATGTACCTCCGGGCAAGGATCATCCAGAAATACAATTACCTGGAATTCTCATCATCTGATATTGCAGATTCAACTGTGGTCAACACTATTTTCCCCAACTATGCTAATGGAAACGTGCGCATAAAATCTAACCACTTCAACAGGTTTTGGAGGCTCAGCCCCAACTGGATCTGGGCTGACTCCGCCGACAGCAGCAGCAGAGACCGTGACACACTCTTCAGGGTGGTCATGTTGCCTGACTACATCGGTCTCCAGAACCTGGGAAACTCCAGGTACTGCAAGAGGCTAACTGCCGACAGAAAGACAAGCTGCCTTAACGCCGCCGTCGATACCATCACACTGGAAGCAAGGTTACGGGTGGAAGAAGCCGTACTTTCACGAGAGATCTATGGCGTGGAGTTCAAGCTCTCCGAAGCTAGGATCTACGGCGAGAAGCCTATTACCTTTCCCAGCATGACTTCAACCAATGACACCAACGAACCACATGCCAAGACCCTGACCCTGAAATACGAGGAGACGCAGGCCAAGACCTGGAGCTCGACTGTTAGCCTCAAGATTGGTGTCACGGCCAAGTTAAGAGCTGGGATCCCAGTCATAGCAGAAGGGAAGGTTGAGGTATCCACTGAATTCAATTCAGAATACGAGTGGGGGTCATCCATTCATACAACGGCCTCACAAGAGGCCTCCTACCATGCTGTGGTGCCTCCGATGACCAAGGTGACAGTCAGAGCGGCTGTGACACAGGGTTCTGTTGACGTCCCGTTCTCCTACACTCAGAGGGACATTCTGACCACAGGAGAGGTTGTTACCTACAAGATGGATGATGGTCTGTTCACTGGTATGAACAACTATAATTTCCAATTTGAAGCCACACAAGAGCCCATTTGAAGTGACGATGCATGCATTAGTTAGCCGTATTAAATAAAGCCATCCCTGCCTTGGAGTGGCCCGGCTTTTCTGTGTGGTGATTTGATGGTGTGTTGTGACtttcattttattttttagtttgtgGGTTGTGTGCTCTTATATGTTTCCCTTTACCCACTATATACATTTCTATTTGATGATCGACAGAATATTGTGCCCCCTCCGTTTTGCTTTATTTGGCATAGTTATGCTAATTTAGAGCATCTTGTGGGTTGTAactgttattttatattttttactatGTGGACTGTGTGTTGTTATATACTACACCAGTATTATTGTACCCCACCTCCCGTTCCCTTTAACCAACATAGACTTCTCTATGTCATGATCAACATAGTATTGTACCCCCTCCGTTTTTGTTTTATCGGCATATCCATATATTAAACTATGCTAATTTAGAGAACCTCTAGCAGCTTGTGATACAGTTACGTATACACATTTTGGACGAGGATATGGCAAAACAGGCCTCCATCAGCTCATCTATTTAGTTGTAAATACAGACACCCTCCATATTGTCTCGAACCACCACCACCATGTAGCAATATCCCCAGGGATGGAGAGTTGCAACCAACCAAAACAGAGAGAAGCTCGCCTTTTCAAGAGTTGTGAGTGCACCAATCTGATTTCCATAAGTACCACTAATCTTTATACAGATATGCGAGTAAAATTATAACAAAACAAGATTAACCGTGAAGTTATTTTTTGTGTCAAATATGATGGTATCGTTTCCACGAGATATCTAACCAATTTTTTCATAAGATAGTTGTCAATGATAGAGAAGTTTGACTTCACACACTTTCTAGGGATCATGCATTCTAGATTTGAGGTaaccccacctgaatatattgctcaagGCTAGTGTCTAGATGCAAAGAGGAGCTTAACTTCTGTAGGAGTTGGTGAGTGCACTCAATCTAGTTTCCATAGAAGTATCGTTGAGTTACTAATCTTCATAAATGCTCATGTAGTGGAGAGTTGATGCATACATTGGCCGATGTGAAGTATGGAAAGTATAAGATGATTGCAGCGGAACTAACATACAACAAAATATCTGTTAGtccttgctacttgtgagctgcgttgggattttctcCGAAAAGGAGGGGAGATGCAGTAccgtagagataagtatttcccttattgAGAACCAATGTTTATCGAACCAATAGAAGAATCACGCAAAGTCTTGTGAACATCATCTGCACACACGAAAGCagatacttgcacccaacacgggcaagagggttgtcaatccccatgaactcgttacttgcaaggatcaaatcttgtataggtagatggataaattgccaaacgaaataaaataaaattgcagcaaaagaattttggtttttataatatgattaaagtagacctgggggccatagtcttcactagaggcttctctctcgaacacatagcatacagtgggtgaacaaattactgttgtgcaattgatagTGAAGTGCATAGTTAATTATAACGATATttaaggtaatgatcatgtatataggcatgacgtccgagacaagtagaccgactcctgcctgcatctactactataactccaccaatcgactgctatccagcatgcatctatggtattaagttcatgaaaaatggagtgacgccttaagcaaggtgacatgatgtgtAGACAATGTAAACCCAATCAATACCAATAAACCCCGTCGTTGTACCCTTAATGGcagcaatacaaatatgtgtcttgtccccttctgtcactgggatatagagcatcgcaagattgaacccatcacaaagcacctctcgcactgaagataaatcaatctagttggccacacCAAAACGGATAGATCGGGGAGAAATACAAAGCTACAAAAATCATGCATACTAaatttcagaaaagactcaattacttctcatgaatattcagatcataaacccacaattcatctgatcgcaacaaacacactgcaaaagaagattacatcggatagaaatccgagaagatcgaggagaccattgtattgaagatcaaagagagagaagaagtcatcaaggtagaagctatggacccgtaggtcggtggtgaactactcacacatcatcga
Proteins encoded:
- the LOC123099013 gene encoding uncharacterized protein, translated to MFPVTGSPKCVAFRSKHTRKYLGSVHVGSEESAVGGGRFFEELSDGADDVDVLASPYTRFYLEPSKEHDGLLHVRCCHNNKYWVAKHGGEGSGHWIIGIVNEPNDDLSKPSCTLFEPVPLTDGDNNLSIRFFRPQQTTSSESEMVMEKETAEEAYLRLGTGGHEKTVDQVKSLHDFSAIDLSKQLVLPKYVAFKGDNDMYLRARIIQKYNYLEFSSSDIADSTVVNTIFPNYANGNVRIKSNHFNRFWRLSPNWIWADSADSSSRDRDTLFRVVMLPDYIGLQNLGNSRYCKRLTADRKTSCLNAAVDTITLEARLRVEEAVLSREIYGVEFKLSEARIYGEKPITFPSMTSTNDTNEPHAKTLTLKYEETQAKTWSSTVSLKIGVTAKLRAGIPVIAEGKVEVSTEFNSEYEWGSSIHTTASQEASYHAVVPPMTKVTVRAAVTQGSVDVPFSYTQRDILTTGEVVTYKMDDGLFTGMNNYNFQFEATQEPI